A window of Deinococcus cellulosilyticus NBRC 106333 = KACC 11606 genomic DNA:
GTCCCGGGCTTGCAGTTGCTCTGGTCTTGTGGACGTGCGCACCGCCAGGGTGAGTCCCCCTTCTTCCCAGGCTTTCAGGTGTTCTTGCAGGATCACGCTCACATCACTGAAGGAATTCAGGTGCTGCAAGAGCTGAAAGCGTTCCATGTCACGGGCCAGCACCTGATCCTGGAAATGCACATGGGTTTCAATCAGGCCCACCGCATGCAGTTGTTCCAGTGCAGCATCGAGCTGCTCCGGACGAAGAATGCAGATCAGGAACCCCTGCGGGTAAACAGGACTTTTTTTCATGTTTTTCTGACCGCTGCAGGGGGGCTGAAAGTACGGCTGAACAGGTGCTCAAACCCAGCCGTCATGAGGTGCAGGTTCAACCAGTGGCCTCCGGGCATGCGGAAGTACAGTTGCCCGAGCAGGGTGAACGCCACCTGCACCTCCACCCTGCGGGAAGGGCTTGAAGCATTCAGCAGGTCCTGAATGTCGTCGTGCAACTCGAGGTCTTCAAGGTCTCTGGGATGGTAAGCAGGATTCTCGGATCGGAAAAACACCTGGAGGGTGCCGTCTGAATTTCTGTTGCAGGACACGTCTCCCGTCAGGTGAAACGCCTGCTGCACTTGCGGCGCAGCAAAGACCGCCTGCACCCGTTTGCTGGCCTCTGGCACGTCCTCTTCAGGAAGGTTCAGAAACAGCATGGGCGGGACGTTCTTTTCAAATGTCATGAAGCTGTTCATGTCTTTCTCCCTGGTGCGCCCGGCACACTGGAATCGTGGCTGGGGTCATGAAAAGGGGAAGTCTCCCGGGGCTTCCGGAATGAAAGGTGGTTTGTTCCTTTCCAGTCGTACAGGAGGGCGAGTCCCACCCCGAAGTGCAGCCACATGTTTCCCCTGGAGAGGGGCAGGTCCAGCAGAGAGGGGGTGAGGATGCCCAGCACGGCCAGCACCAGGAAAAAGAACCCCAGGCTGGCGGAAACCGTGTGGGCCGTCTGGTCGCGGGTCAGCACCCCGCCCATCAGCAGGATGGCTGAAAGCAGGTAAACCCACACCAGGGTGAGGTTCACCGTGAAAACCTCAAAGAGCTGGCCTGAACCGGCAACCCTGAAGGTGGCGAGGATGCTCACTCCCATCAGCAGCAGGGCCACCCAGGCATCGAGTCGGCGGGTGATGTGTCTCATCAGGTCCTTCCTTTCTTCTGTTCAGCACTGAAGGAGATGCAGCCCCTGAGGGGTTCAGGGCATCCATGCCACAACAGCACAAGCGTGTGATTTCACAGGGGGAGGTTTCCATGACTCCATGGTCGGTCTTGCCTGTTACCAGACGGTTACCCTGCCTGAGCCGGGCTTCAGCAGCAGGTAACCGTCTGGTAACATCCCGACGTTAAGGTGAAAAGGCACAGGGGAAAGGCTCCTCTGCCCTCACCCTTTCAGACTCAGGAGGATCACATGAAAGCACTCTGGATTTCTCTGGGAGGCACCCTGGCCGGTGCCATCCTGATTTACTTTGCTCTGGGCTGGTACCACACCTTTCAGGAGGCCCGGCGTCAGCTGAACGCTGCAGTTGAAGACAAAGATCAGGGCCAGCCGGACGGCCTGCAGCAAAGACGCCTGCCCCGTCCGGTTCCTCTGGCCTGAATTTCATTCTTGTGATTCACCAGGAGAACGCCTTGCGGTTGAAAGCAAGGCGTTCTCTTTGTTTCTGGTCAGGTTTCGAACAGGGCCTCATCCAGATCCCGCTGACCACACCACTGTCGAAGAACACAGCTCCGCTCAAGATCCAGCAACTTTGGGGTGCAGGGATGGGCAAGTGTGTGGTTTTGTTTGATGTCCTCTGCGAGTTGCTGGGTTTCCGGCATGGGGGTGTCTTGCACTTCGGTTCTTAAAAGCAAGACAAACCGGCGGTAATGCTCGATGGCATCAAACTTGCTGTACTTCTGGGTCAGGCAACGCATCAGGTCCTGATGGTGGTGTTCCCCGAGGTAGGGATCGGCGTGCAGGGCCTGCTGCCGGGCCGCAATGGAGTCTTTGCAGTCCAGGCGTTCACACAAGAGACGGGCCAGATGCAGCAGGGCGCGGGCCTGTTTTCCCTGCAGGTCTGCCCGCATGGCCAGCACCCATTCACTGCTGAGTTCACACAGGTAGAGGCCCTGGTAGTGCTCCAGGGTGTCTTGCAGAACTTGCAGTTGCAAGGCAGGGTCGGTGTGACGCCGGGCAGCATTCAGACCAGAGCGGAAGCGTTGCACATCGCTGCCCTGCACGATGAGGTCGTTGAGGCGGTAAACCCCCTGTTCTTCCAGCACACTGTCCTGGGCTTGCAGGGCCTGACGGATCCGAAAGACCGTCACCCGGAAACGGGTGTTGATCAGGGTGCCGGGCTCCACGTTCCACACTTCACGCACCACCTGATCGCGGGTGCGGCCTGCGGGATGGGAAAGCAGGTAAAAGAACACCTCCCTGGCCCCCTGAGCATGCCACTGGGGTTCATGACCGTTGAGCAGCACGCGGGTCACCCCGAGGGTGTGCACCTCCAGGTAGAAGGGTTGTGCCTCAGTGGGCTGGATGGGAGGGGAAGCATTCACCAGGCCTCCTTCACCGTTGCAACGGGTCCTAGCGTTTGACCCGCACGTGCTCATGCACCAGCGGAGGAGAGGTGACTCCAAAAAAAGCCCGGTCAAATTGCATGGCGGCTTCCTGCAGGCCCTGCCAGGGTCCATCGAGCAGCCTGAACCACATCTGACCCATTTCGGTGAACCTCACCTGAATTCTGGCCTGGCGGGTGCCCGGGTGGGCATCCGGAACGGCATGGGCCATGTTCAGGTCGACAAGGTCCCCGGAACGGTAATTCGGGTTTTCCGTTTCAAAGTTGACGAGAATGGTTCCGTCTTGCAGCAACTGGTAGGCGGGAATGCCCGCCATGTGGAAGCAGTGCTGGATGGCGGCCTGCTTGAATTGTTCTTGCAGGCGGAAACACAGCCCGGGGAAATTCTGCAGGGTGACGGTGAGCTGATCAAGGGGGTACAGGGTGTTCGTTCGTGAAATCATGGTGTCCTCGGTTCAGAAGAAAGGGCACCCAGGGTGCCCAGAATTGTGGTGGCAGG
This region includes:
- a CDS encoding DUF4383 domain-containing protein; protein product: MRHITRRLDAWVALLLMGVSILATFRVAGSGQLFEVFTVNLTLVWVYLLSAILLMGGVLTRDQTAHTVSASLGFFFLVLAVLGILTPSLLDLPLSRGNMWLHFGVGLALLYDWKGTNHLSFRKPRETSPFHDPSHDSSVPGAPGRKT
- a CDS encoding AfsR/SARP family transcriptional regulator, giving the protein MNASPPIQPTEAQPFYLEVHTLGVTRVLLNGHEPQWHAQGAREVFFYLLSHPAGRTRDQVVREVWNVEPGTLINTRFRVTVFRIRQALQAQDSVLEEQGVYRLNDLIVQGSDVQRFRSGLNAARRHTDPALQLQVLQDTLEHYQGLYLCELSSEWVLAMRADLQGKQARALLHLARLLCERLDCKDSIAARQQALHADPYLGEHHHQDLMRCLTQKYSKFDAIEHYRRFVLLLRTEVQDTPMPETQQLAEDIKQNHTLAHPCTPKLLDLERSCVLRQWCGQRDLDEALFET